From a single Micromonas commoda chromosome 5, complete sequence genomic region:
- a CDS encoding predicted protein, with protein MLPLLTGTGTPRGTSPRIVTMADDETRRSDFDDLDDAADETASDGLLPVGYPVKVTRAGEWLDDWAEILRVNTRPTSDNPTPTYDVLVKPMINVTTVSDEGGESVRDGDGNIFRLHSVWYVIRDKPYASEVVELRPDVDPDDAKKVAEYRKRYAQESWYRGAVADEKRRRSSVTVRVLRAGDVDKLASARANDDGDEAKPGGESLGVVDVSTPVDVNLYWMKDVLKHMKKFTPTVPKLPAGFGRSGATWFFHTAKSRKAMANNFNDVLLPSIREGLCDDKDAPLRGGALYLDGKKLAEDPEECGFPGYCHEYQRVCTWAIDEGIPFVFVAAGERYDEEAWRGVHHGRRKPARGVGCGCVVS; from the coding sequence ATGTTACCCCTCCTCACTGGCACCGGCACGCCGCGGGGCACGAGTCCTCGGATCGTCACCATGGCCGACGATGAGACGCGGAGATCCGActtcgacgacctcgacgacgctgCCGATGAGACCGCATCGGACGGTCTCCTCCCCGTTGGGTACCCGGTGAaggtcacgcgcgcgggcgagtgGCTCGACGATTGGGCCGAGATCCTCCGGGTCAACACCCGACCCACCTCCGACAATCCCACGCCCACCTACGACGTCCTCGTGAAGCCCATGATCAATGTCACGACCGTctccgacgagggcggcgagtccgttcgggacggcgacgggaacATCTTCCGTCTGCACAGCGTCTGGTACGTCATTCGAGACAAACCGTACGCGTCGGAGGTGGTCGAGCTGCgacccgacgtcgaccccgacgacgcgaaaaAGGTGGCGGAGTACCGAAAAAGGTACGCCCAGGAATCGTGGTACcgaggcgccgtcgcggacgagaagCGGCGGAGATCGAGCGTCACCGTGCGCGTgctgcgcgccggcgacgtcgacaaGTTAGCCTCGGCCAGGGCtaacgacgacggcgacgaggcgaagcCCGGGGGCGAatccctcggcgtcgtcgacgtctccACGCCGGTGGACGTGAACCTGTACTGGATGAAAGACGTGCTCAAGCACATGAAAAAGTTTACCCCCACGGTTCCCAAGTTGCCCGCGGGTTTCGGCAGAAGCGGCGCCACCTGGTTCTTCCACACCGCAAAGTCGCGAAAAGCGATGGCGAACAACTTCAACGACGTCCTGCTGCCGTCGATCAGGGAGGGACTCTGCGACGACAAGGACGCGcccctgcgcggcggcgccctgtACCTCGACGGCAAGAAACTCGCGGAGGATCCGGAGGAGTGCGGGTTCCCGGGGTACTGCCACGAGTACCAGAGGGTTTGCACCTGGGCGATTGACGAGGGGATTCCATTCGTCTttgtcgccgcgggcgagcggtacgacgaggaggcgtgGCGCGGGGTGCACCACGGGCGACGgaaacccgcgcgcggcgtgggaTGCGGGTGCGTCGTGAGTTGA
- a CDS encoding predicted protein, which produces MASRDVRFVEETLRSWRDGVGSKPAPGEGIRDGGAEDDVASEEARFVPTDEQRAKAAHLANRLDLARCVAGGMKQRVANLARELETQAREHSDAREDLRVARRRLHFARNDGRSALAALPIGADAGAAPSVHDSEGRALGAMLTKAARDPDATKALAERLALRKTLVTDELLALSALDADARRRQTQV; this is translated from the coding sequence atggcgtcgagggacGTGAGGTTCGTCGAGGAGACCCTGCGGTCGTGGAGGGACGGTGTCGGGTCGaaacccgcgcccggggaggGGATTCGCGACGGGGGGGCCGAGGACGATGTCGCATCGGAGGAAGCGCGATTCGTGCCGAccgacgagcagcgcgccaaggcggcgcacctcgccaaTCGGCTGGACCTGgcgcggtgcgtcgcgggcgggatGAAGCAAAGGGTCGCGAACCTcgctcgcgagctcgagacCCAGGCGCGGGAGCActccgacgcgcgggaggacctgcgcgtcgcgaggcggaggctgcacTTCGCCAGGAACGACGGGCgaagcgcgctcgccgcgctgcccatcggcgccgacgcgggggcggcgccgtcggtgcaCGACtcggagggacgcgcgctcggggcgatgctgacgaaggcggcgcgggatccGGACGCGaccaaggcgctcgccgagagACTCGCGCTGCGAAAGACActcgtcaccgacgagctcctcgccctctccgccCTCGACGCAGACGCCAGGCGACGACAGACGCAAGTTTAA
- a CDS encoding predicted protein has protein sequence DPEDVWRQFENLLADGHRPTVKTYTSLLSALGDVGAPEDAEEVLARMRDAGEVPDARAYNAAVHAWCANGKPANAERLVEKMLGDGVAPDAATYPDIVAAYATLGDLRRCESILDMERVAERKGRVSRPVTASYGMIIDHYVSVGAMGDARRLLGQMQWDKVAPSIEIFNMLLKGYLKSGNVGAAQDVFRELEGSGTWDMDSLGIKPDVTSYTSLMDHWANQGDVDLAEKILAKMELKGVAPDERTFGSLVKAYARGRNPEGAEKVLERM, from the exons GATCCCGAGGACGTCTGGCGCCAGTTCGagaacctcctcgccgacggccaTCGCCCGACGGTGAAGACGTACACGTCGCTCCTCTCCGCGCTGGGCGACGTGGGCGCtccggaggacgccgaggaggtgctcgcgcgcATGCgtgacgcgggcgaggtaccggacgcgcgggcgtacaacgccgccgtccacgcgtGGTGCGCCAACGGCAAGCCCGCCAACGCCGAACGCCTCGTGGAGAagatgctcggcgacggcgtggcgcccgacgccgccacctacccggacatcgtcgccgcgtacgcgacgctcggcgaCCTGCGACGGTGCGAGTCCATC CTCGACATGGAGCGCGTGGCGGAGCGCAAGGGCCGGGTCTCGCGCCCGGTCACCGCGTCGTACGGCATGATCATCGATCACTACGTCTCCGTCGGCGCCATGGGTGACGCGCGCAGGCTCCTCGGGCAGATGCAGTGGGATAAGGTGGCGCCGTCCATCGAGATCTTCAACATGCTCCTCAAGGGCTACCTCAAGTCTGGCaacgtgggcgccgcgcaggacgtcttccgcgagctcgagggatCCGGCACGTGGGACATGGACTCGCTCGGGATCAAACCCGACGTCACGTCCTACACCAGCCTGATGGACCACTGGGCCAAccagggcgacgtcgacctcgccgagaagATCCTCGCCAAGATGGAGCtcaagggcgtcgcgcccgatgAGCGGACCTTCGGGTCGCTGGTCAAGGCGTACGCTCGCGGGCGTAACCCCGAGGGAGCGGAGAAGGTCCTCGAGCGCATG
- the IDHP gene encoding isocitrate dehydrogenase (NADP+), bacteria-like protein (oxalosuccinate decarboxylase; isocitrate dehydrogenase (NADP); oxalsuccinic decarboxylase; isocitrate + NADP+ = 2-oxoglutarate + CO2 + NADPH; SignalP predicts a 20aa peptide) encodes MAAASAGGKIQAAPMVYVAGEEMTRYTMDLILERWIKPHVDTSAWEFFDLRAKNRDDTEDQVLRDVISAGARLKAIFKEPTITPTADQVKRLGLKKAWGSPNGAMRRGWNGITISRDTIHIDGVELGYKKPVFFERHAVGGEYSAGYKIVGKGKLTTTFVPEAGGEPIVVDDRKITDDLNAVVAYHNPLDNVAHLARIFFGRCLDAGIVPYVVTKKTVFKWQEPFWESMKTVFDAEFKQKFYEKGVMKPGSELVHLLSDAATMKLVVWTDGGFGMAAHNYDGDVLTDELAQVHKSPGFITSNLVGVDDNGTLIKEFEASHGTVTDMDEARLRGEETSLNPLGMVEGLIGAMNHAADVHGGSSGVHPWTGKLRAVIHKLFREGRGTRDLCGAGGLTTEQFIDAVAEEL; translated from the coding sequence ATGGCCGcagcgagcgcggggggtaAGATCCAGGCCGCACCCATGGTCtacgtcgcgggcgaggagatgACGCGGTACACGATGGACCTCATCCTGGAGCGTTGGATCAAGCCGCACGTCGACACGTCCGCGTGGGAGTTCTTCGACCTGCGCGCCAAGAACAGGGACGACACCGAGGATCAggtcctccgcgacgtcatctccgcgggcgcgcggctcAAGGCCATCTTCAAGGAGCCCACGATCACCCCCACCGCGGACCAGGTCAAGAGGCTCGGGCTCAAGAAGGCGTGGGGATCGCCCAACGGCGCCATGCGCCGCGGCTGGAACGGCATCACCATCAGCCGCGACACCATACacatcgacggcgtcgagctcggctaCAAGAAGCCCGTCTTCTTCGAGCGTCacgccgtcggaggcgagTACTCCGCGGGGTACAAGATCGTCGGCAAAGGTAAGCTCACCACCACCTTCGTCCCCgaggccggcggcgagccaaTCGTGGTGGACGACCGCAAGATCACGGACGATCTCAACGCCGTGGTCGCGTACCACAACCCGCTGGATAACGTCGCCCACCTCGCGCGCATCTTCTTCGGGCGGTGCCTGGACGCCGGCATCGTCCCGTACGTCGTCACCAAGAAGACCGTGTTCAAGTGGCAGGAACCGTTCTGGGAGTCGATGAAGACGGTGTTTGACGCCGAGTTTAAGCAAAAGTTTTACGAGAAGGGCGTCATGAAACCCGGctccgagctcgtccacctcctctccgacgccgccacgatGAAGCTCGTGGTGTGGACCGACGGAGGGTTCGGCATGGCGGCGCACAActacgacggcgacgtgctcaCCGACGAGTTGGCTCAGGTGCACAAGTCCCCGGGGTTCATCACCAGCAACctggtcggcgtcgacgataaCGGAACCCTCATCAAGGAGTTCGAAGCCAGCCACGGGACGGTGACGGACATGGACGAGGCCAGGCTCAGGGGCGAGGAGACCTCGCTCAACCCGCTCGGCATGGTGGAGGGCCTGATCGGCGCGATGAATCACGCCGCGGATGTACACGGCGGAAGCTCCGGAGTGCACCCGTGGACGGGGAAGCTCAGGGCCGTGATCCACAAGCTGTTCAGGGAGGGACGGGGCACGCGCGACCtctgcggcgcgggcgggctcACCACCGAGCAgttcatcgacgccgtcgcggaggagctgtGA